Proteins encoded together in one Spodoptera frugiperda isolate SF20-4 chromosome 15, AGI-APGP_CSIRO_Sfru_2.0, whole genome shotgun sequence window:
- the LOC118273754 gene encoding inositol-pentakisphosphate 2-kinase isoform X1: protein MKLLGKYWKYINEGNAHIVVQLLDTNYVLRLIKEDERTDPKSVYDHVNFVNLIMIPLLGNKFYGKEEAIEMSQYDLELLSKMLLPYRPQNRIFKSVLSQIAIKATNLSIVSSQCDTNYCIEIKPKEGFMSSSLRKYSTCYYCLKQHLKLQTGAIRQTSKYCPLDLFSGERERMKLSLLNMINNAQNNFKIFKNGLLKYDEKCEQSDFEYILKDMDYFSDLNQFLDFIIDILLSDINEPYIQLQKTKNICMNDKPSQCYESNNLKSNSFLYKLLQLQKMSDSYLFDVENERNKHSNYVSKLIEQLETLGLDLTRENDRETFLKTTNPIHLALISAVAKDCSIMISFSTNFVENYPYVDTGDSKIFYKLAVTDLEPKSPNTLYKRKDTERKMIEIYEKYRESLEKEQQ, encoded by the exons ATGAAGTTGTTAGGTAAATATTGGAAGTATATCAATGAAGGAAATGCCCATATCGTTGTGCAATTATTAGACACGAATTACGTGCTGCGGCTCATAAAAGAAGATGAGAGGACAGACCCAAAGAGTGTGTATGATCACGTCAATTTTGTGAATTTAATTATGATACCATTGTTGGGAAACAAATTCTATGGTAAAGAAGAAGCAATAGAAATGTCTCAATATGATTTAGAACTGCTTAGCAAAATGCTGCTGCCCTATCGACCacaaaacagaatatttaaatCAGTGCTCAGCCAGATAGCTATAAAGGCCACTAATCTGTCTATAGTTAGTTCTCAATGCGACACGAATTACTGCATAGAGATTAAACCAAAAGAAGGTTTTATGTCAAGTAGTCTTAGAAAGTATTCAACATGTTATTATTGCTTGAAGCAACATTTGAAGCTTCAGACGGGAGCTATCAGACAAACTAGCAAGTACTGCCCACTAGACTTATTTTCTGGAGAAAGAGAGAGAATGAAACTTTCCCTGTTAAACATGATTAATAATgcacaaaataactttaaaatatttaaaaatggtttaCTCAAATATGATGAAAAATGTGAACAGAGTgattttgaatatattttgaaGGATATGGATTATTTTAGTgatttaaatcagtttttagACTTTATTATTGATATATTACTGAGTGACATCAATGAGCCATACATTCAattacaaaaaactaaaaatatctgTATGAATGATAAACCAAGTCAATGTTATGAAAGTAATAATTTGAAAAGCAATTCTTTTCTCTATAAGTTATTGCAATTGCAAAAAATGTCAGACTCATACCTGTTTGATGTGGAAAATGAGAGAAATAAACATTCCAATTATGTTAGTAAATTAATAGAACAACTTGAGACATTGGGTTTGGATCTAACTAGAGAAAATGATAGAGAGACTTTTCTAAAAACTACAAATCCAATACATTTGGCCTTAATATCAGCGGTAGCTAAAGACTGTTCAATAATGATAAGTTTCTCTACAAATTTTGTTGAAAACTACCCTTATGTTGATACTGGGGACTCAAAGATATTCTATAAACTGGCTGTCACGGACTTGGAACCGAAATCTCCCAACACATTGTACAAAAGGAAAGACACAGAGAGGAAGATGATAGAAATATATGAGAAGTACAGAGAATCATTAGAAAAGGAGCAACAAT AA
- the LOC118274558 gene encoding solute carrier organic anion transporter family member 4A1 isoform X2: MASTEADHVSPKQTAHDEEHSLKCGWGMFRPSWLQRFRTAKWALFWLCWAGAIQGMVVNGFVNVVITTIEKRFGLRSMQTGVIAGGYDMASFACLAPVTYLGGRSGSSKPRWLGLGVLLMGTGSLLFALPHFLVPNYKIAGNEPADLCTPNRTLTDSCDGNVPSEGGAWAVAVFVFAQLLHGAGATPLFTLGVTYIDENVSKKMSSVYLGVYYTMAVVGPAMGYVIGGQMLTIYTDFLTVDSDALGVTPVSSVWIGAWWIGFILSAILCLIVAIPLMAFPHELPGAAEIRASKVSEAHEGAASKSAAFSALHELPRAAAALLRNPTFLFLNLAGATEGMLISGFAAFLPKLIENQFAVNASEAALLLGVITVPAGGGGTFLGGWLVKRWQLACAGIIKLCVAATVVAAAFTFGFVLTCDDYPFAGVTVMYNSPAVPGADSLTAMCNTDCSCINAPYSPVCGADGNVYYSACHAGCTRQTLAGAAQLFHQCSCVLTKENMTLPTYELEGEVNSTISYEAINSICSTDCPLLWVFVCMSFGVMLFTFLATMPALSATLRCVREDQRSFALGIQWIKVRLLGTIPAPLLFGFLIDLSCSLWSTSCNKTGACLQYDNTNMSRYMLGIALVGKLCSLLFFFLAWWFYRPPGSKNGNAIVPSVDLVVCAEKTNGNVTNVANGTLERGSNGYCNAALECSDHL; the protein is encoded by the exons GTATGGTGGTAAATGGGTTCGTGAACGTGGTGATCACCACCATTGAGAAGAGGTTCGGCCTGAGGTCCATGCAGACTGGAGTCATAGCTGGAGG ctaCGACATGGCATCGTTCGCATGTCTGGCCCCAGTCACCTACCTGGGAGGTCGCTCAGGGTCCTCCAAGCCTCGCTGGCTGGGGCTGGGAGTACTCCTCATGGGCACAGGGTCCCTACTCTTCGCCCTGCCACATTTCCTGGTGCCTAACTACAAGATAGCTGGGAATGAACCTGCTGATCTATGTACTCCTAATAGGACG ttgacAGACAGTTGCGACGGTAACGTGCCGTCGGAGGGCGGCGCGTGGGCAGTTGCAGTGTTCGTGTTCGCGCAACTGTTGCACGGCGCGGGCGCAACACCGCTGTTCACGCTCGGCGTCACCTACATAGATGAGAACGTGTCCAAGAAGATGTCTTCTGTTTATTTGG GTGTATACTATACAATGGCGGTGGTGGGCCCAGCGATGGGCTATGTGATCGGTGGACAAATGCTCACCATCTACACAGACTTCCTCACTGTCGACTCCGACGC GTTAGGTGTAACTCCAGTCAGCTCCGTATGGATTGGCGCCTGGTGGATAGGGTTCATACTATCCGCCATTCTGTGCCTCATCGTGGCCATTCCATTGATGGCCTTCCCTCATGAACTGCCTG GCGCAGCTGAGATTAGAGCGTCGAAGGTATCTGAAGCTCACGAAGGAGCTGCCTCCAAGTCAGCAGCGTTCAGCGCCTTACACGAGCTGCCTCGTGCGGCAGCTGCCTTGCTCCGAAACCCCACCTTCCTGTTCCTCAACCTGGCAGGTGCTACTGAAGGCATGCTCATATCAGGGTTCGCTGCGTTCTTGCCAAAGTTGATTGAAAACCAGTTTGCTGTCAACGCTTCGGAAGCTGCTTTACTTTTGG GAGTGATCACAGTACCAGCGGGTGGTGGTGGCACATTCCTCGGAGGGTGGCTGGTGAAGCGCTGGCAGCTGGCGTGCGCTGGCATCATCAAGCTGTGCGTGGCAGCCACGGTGGTGGCCGCTGCCTTCACCTTCGGCTTCGTGCTCACTTGTGATGACTACCCCTTTGCTGGAGTCACCGTCATGTACAATAGCCCTGCAGTGCCAGG TGCCGACAGTCTCACGGCAATGTGCAACACGGACTGCTCGTGTATCAACGCTCCGTACTCGCCCGTGTGTGGAGCCGATGGCAACGTGTACTACTCCGCCTGCCACGCTGGCTGCACCAGGCAGACCCTCGCGGGCGCCGCGCAGCTCTTCCACCAGTGCTCCTGTGTGCTCACCAAAGAAAATATGACGCTACCGACGTATGAACTTGAAGGAG AAGTTAACTCAACGATCTCTTATGAAGCCATCAATAGCATCTGTTCAACGGACTGCCCATTACTTTGGGTGTTCGTGTGCATGTCGTTTGGAGTCATGCTGTTCACGTTCCTGGCTACCATGCCTGCGTTGTCAGCTACATTGAG GTGTGTGCGAGAAGACCAGCGTTCGTTCGCATTGGGCATCCAGTGGATCAAAGTCCGTCTGCTGGGTACGATCCCTGCGCCTCTGCTGTTTGGGTTCCTCATCGACCTGTCATGTTCCCTGTGGTCTACCTCTTGTAACAAGACGGGTGCCTGCTTGCAGTATGACAATACTAATATGAGCAG GTACATGCTAGGTATTGCATTGGTGGGCAAGCTCTGTTCTTTGCTGTTCTTCTTCCTGGCGTGGTGGTTCTACCGTCCACCAGGCAGCAAGAACGGCAACGCCATAGTTCCCTCAGTAGACCTAGTGGTCTGCGCCGAGAAGACCAATGGGAACGTCACGAATGTGGCCAATGGGACGTTGGAGAGAGGCAGCAATGGCTACTGTAATGCAGCGTTAGAATGTAGTGACCATTTGTAA
- the LOC118273778 gene encoding NEDD8-conjugating enzyme UBE2F → MITLNRKLKKDHAAVEPTNGLTTNESVVRRISVRDKLLIKEVQEMNENLPATCSVYFEDPNVLSEFILTVAPDEGYWLGGKFKFSVFVTEDYNMAPPRVKCLTRLWHPNINVDGDVCLSLLRQTSIDEHGWAPTRRLKDVVWGLNALFTDLLNFEDPLNIEAAEMYNKNKIEFQAKVQEYIAKGKR, encoded by the exons ATGATTACGCTTAATAGGAAATTGAAAAAGGATCACGCTGCAGTGGAACCTACGAATGGGTTGACTACGAACGAATCAGTGGTGAGAAGAATATCAGTGAGGGATAAATTGTTGATAAAAGAAGTGCAGGAGATGAATGAGAACCTTCCCGCTACGTGTAGTGTATATTTTGAAGACCCTAACGTGTTGAGTGAGTTTATATTGACTGTAGCGCCTGATGAAGGGTACTGGCTGGGAGGCAAGTTCAAATTCAGTGTTTTTGTTACAGAAGACTATAATATGGCT CCTCCACGAGTGAAATGTTTGACAAGGTTATGGCACCCTAATATAAATGTGGACGGTGATGTCTGTCTGTCCCTGCTGAGACAGACCTCTATTGACGAGCACGGCTGGGCACCTACGAGGAGGCTGAAAGATGTGGTGTGGGGACTGAACGCTTTATTTACT GATCTCTTAAATTTCGAAGACCCATTAAACATAGAAGCAGCGGAAATGTACAACAAGAACAAAATTGAATTTCAAGCTAAGGTTCAGGAATATATAGCCAAGGGAAAGAGATGA
- the LOC118273754 gene encoding vacuolar protein-sorting-associated protein 25 isoform X2 yields MADIVWPWQYNFPPFFTIQPHTETRAKQLEAWQQLITEYLKTTKQSTIDVRESQNSPLFNNTEINRKLSQEAILTILEDMAKTGRAAPVDKSKNVWEVYWHSLDEWGNLIYNWACNNGMNNSVCTLFELREGENTADQEFHGLDMNVLVKALKNLEVKGRCELMEFDDNQGVKFF; encoded by the exons ATGGCAGATATCGTATGGCCGTGGCAGTATAATTTTCCTCCATTTTTTAC AATTCAACCTCACACAGAAACAAGGGCAAAACAGTTAGAAGCATGGCAACAACTTATCACAGAGTATTTAAAAACCACAAAACAGTCAACCATAGACGTAAGAGAATCACAAAATAGTCCGCTGTTCAATAACACTGAGATTAACAGGAAACTGTCCCAAGAAGCCATCTTAACTATACTTGAAGATATGGCGAAGACTGGGAGGGCAGCTCCAGTGGacaaaagtaaaaatgtatGGGAGGTGTACTGGCACTCGCTTGATGAATGGGGCAACTTGATATACAACTGGGCTTGCAATAATGGAATGAACAACTCTGTCTGTACCTTGTTTGAATTGAGGGAAGGTGAAAATACTGCTGACCAAG AGTTCCACGGCCTCGACATGAATGTGTTAGTGAAGGCGTTAAAGAATTTAGAAGTAAAAGGAAGATGCGAGCTTATGGAGTTTGATGACAACCAGGGAGTGAAGTTCTTCTGA